One window from the genome of Malus domestica chromosome 01, GDT2T_hap1 encodes:
- the LOC103435259 gene encoding autophagy-related protein 13b isoform X1, protein MASSHGNTNSEAAKVMEQIITEFYAKSLHIILESRTPYMSSRNFSGERTLSSPSSSSSSSSSVRPRDKWFNLALKECPAALENLDLFCSQGHFEPVVVDVIMVQRPLDCDLVKCSPKRDLTRNSSLKERYPYCWNYEQDEFGCDAKSEKIIERWVVQYENRKIRDTNSGSRRSSNNNLSTLYKKSMLLLRSLYVTVRLLPAYKVYRDLISSGQIWPFAITHRVSSFAENFTCREEAEMQRFGFTPVDTAGGRLCLSVLYCLSLSDVSSEPSTPMSSQLIPDYVGSPLTDPLKRFPSLPVTGTVAHAHPSSSPFSRRHSWSFDHYRASPPSVSFSPSPTYSEPHTLISNPGTRRFQPKTLPPHPPETSHVHKKDSTFDEYCPSPAVSPSQSSAAPSLPIFIPGSHPSKPLLQSESAPVSEPAAKLANFPAYSNKLNFPVRGTGSGSFKSCKTTGFSQPGTAVEKLFSFGKDEARQYSGVKSSSSSRSFPDDFDDTEFPCPFDVDDDDVTDPGSRPESFDKHVPLCEPHEFEGLFTIKKSQDAAVGALVQMLRKAPPLRQDHSNSVNLSQAGRPEIWSNCSQEPNRSSEGQASVQRAGSSSIVSSGLISSKTTADALRELQGYRDMKNSLIGKGSKPHI, encoded by the exons ATGGCATCTTCTCATGGCAATACAAACTCTGAAGCAGCAAAAGTAATGGAACAAATAATCACTGAATTCTATGCCAAAAGTCTCCACATAATCCTTGAATCCAGGACTCCATATATGTCCTCGCGTAATTTTAGTGGTGAACGAACCCTATCATCGCCGTCCTCATCCTCATCATCCTCATCGAGTGTGAGGCCGAGGGATAAGTGGTTTAATCTAGCTCTTAAGGAATGCCCTGCTGCACTGGAGAATCTTGATCTCTTCTGCAGCCAGGGCCATTTTGAACCTGTGGTGGTTGATGTGATTATGGTTCAGAGACCACTTGATTGTGACCTGGTGAAGTGTTCACCTAAAAGGGATCTTACTAGGAACTCGTCATTGAAAGAGCGTTATCCATACTGTTGGAATTATGAGCAGGACGAATTTGGGTGTGATGCAAAGAGTGAAAAGATTATTGAGAGATGGGTTGTGCAGTATGAGAATCGGAAGATCAGAGACACAAATTCAGGAAGCAGGAGGTCGAGCAATAATAATTTGTCTACATTGTATAAGAAATCAATGTTACTTTTGAGATCTTTGTATGTCACTGTTAGGCTATTACCTGCGTACAAAGTTTATCGCGACCTCATTTCATCTGGACAAATTTGGCCATTTGCTATCACTCACCGGGTATCCTCTTTTGCTGAGAACTTCACTTGTAGAGAAGAAGCAGAAATGCAGCGGTTCGGGTTCACCCCTGTGGATACAGCTGGTGGCAGGCTTTGTCTTTCTGTATTGTATTGTTTATCACTTTCAGATGTAAGCTCTGAACCATCAACTCCTATGTCTTCACAACTTATTCCGGACTATGTTGGCAGCCCATTGACAGACCCTCTTAAAAGGTTCCCATCACTTCCTGTTACAGGAACAGTAGCACATGCCCATCCATCATCGTCCCCATTCTCAAGGCGGCATAGTTGGAGTTTTGACCATTATAGAGCTTCACCACCTTCAGTTTCTTTCTCACCTTCACCTACATATTCAGAACCACATACTTTGATTTCTAATCCAGGTACTCGTCGTTTTCAACCAAAAACCTTGCCACCTCATCCGCCTGAAACATCTCATGTTCATAAAAAGGATTCAACCTTTGATGAGTATTGTCCTTCACCTGCCgtttctccctcacaatcctcagcTGCACCGTCATTGCCAATCTTTATTCCTGGGAGTCATCCTTCAAAGCCTCTTTTACAATCTGAGAGTGCACCAGTTAGCGAACCGGCGGCTAAACTTGCTAATTTCCCTGCATATTCCAACAAGCTAAATTTTCCTGTAAGAGGAACTGGATCTGGAAGTTTTAAGAGTTGTAAAACTACAGGTTTTAGTCAGCCTGGTACTGCGGTTGAGAAG TTGTTTTCTTTTGGGAAAGATGAAGCTAGACAATATTCTGGGGTGAAATCCAGCAGCTCCAGTAGGTCTTTTCCTGATGATTTTGATGATACTGAGTTTCCTTGCCCATTTGAtgtggatgatgatgatgtgacAGATCCAGGCAGCAG ACCTGAATCTTTTGACAAACATGTACCCCTATGTGAGCCACATGAGTTTGAAGGGTTGTTTACAATTAAAAAATCCCAAGATGCTGCTGTTGGGGCGCTTGTACAGATGTTAAGGAAAGCTCCACCTCTCCGGCAGGATCACTCGAATTCAGTAAATTTGTCACAGGCAGGCAGGCCTGAAATCTGGAGCAACTGTAGCCAAGAGCCTAATCGGTCTTCTGAGGGACAGGCATCAGTTCAGCGTGCTGGTTCGTCAAGCATCGTTTCATCTGGGCTCATATCATCAAAAACTACTGCCGATGCATTACGAGAGCTCCAGGGTTACAGGGACATGAAAAACTCGTTAATCGGGAAAGGCAGTAAGCCTCACATCTAG
- the LOC103435259 gene encoding autophagy-related protein 13b isoform X2 produces the protein MASSHGNTNSEAAKVMEQIITEFYAKSLHIILESRTPYMSSRNFSGERTLSSPSSSSSSSSSVRPRDKWFNLALKECPAALENLDLFCSQGHFEPVVVDVIMVQRPLDCDLVKCSPKRDLTRNSSLKERYPYCWNYEQDEFGCDAKSEKIIERWVVQYENRKIRDTNSGSRRSSNNNLSTLYKKSMLLLRSLYVTVRLLPAYKVYRDLISSGQIWPFAITHRVSSFAENFTCREEAEMQRFGFTPVDTAGGRLCLSVLYCLSLSDVSSEPSTPMSSQLIPDYVGSPLTDPLKRFPSLPVTGTVAHAHPSSSPFSRRHSWSFDHYRASPPSVSFSPSPTYSEPHTLISNPGTRRFQPKTLPPHPPETSHVHKKDSTFDEYCPSPAVSPSQSSAAPSLPIFIPGSHPSKPLLQSESAPVSEPAAKLANFPAYSNKLFSFGKDEARQYSGVKSSSSSRSFPDDFDDTEFPCPFDVDDDDVTDPGSRPESFDKHVPLCEPHEFEGLFTIKKSQDAAVGALVQMLRKAPPLRQDHSNSVNLSQAGRPEIWSNCSQEPNRSSEGQASVQRAGSSSIVSSGLISSKTTADALRELQGYRDMKNSLIGKGSKPHI, from the exons ATGGCATCTTCTCATGGCAATACAAACTCTGAAGCAGCAAAAGTAATGGAACAAATAATCACTGAATTCTATGCCAAAAGTCTCCACATAATCCTTGAATCCAGGACTCCATATATGTCCTCGCGTAATTTTAGTGGTGAACGAACCCTATCATCGCCGTCCTCATCCTCATCATCCTCATCGAGTGTGAGGCCGAGGGATAAGTGGTTTAATCTAGCTCTTAAGGAATGCCCTGCTGCACTGGAGAATCTTGATCTCTTCTGCAGCCAGGGCCATTTTGAACCTGTGGTGGTTGATGTGATTATGGTTCAGAGACCACTTGATTGTGACCTGGTGAAGTGTTCACCTAAAAGGGATCTTACTAGGAACTCGTCATTGAAAGAGCGTTATCCATACTGTTGGAATTATGAGCAGGACGAATTTGGGTGTGATGCAAAGAGTGAAAAGATTATTGAGAGATGGGTTGTGCAGTATGAGAATCGGAAGATCAGAGACACAAATTCAGGAAGCAGGAGGTCGAGCAATAATAATTTGTCTACATTGTATAAGAAATCAATGTTACTTTTGAGATCTTTGTATGTCACTGTTAGGCTATTACCTGCGTACAAAGTTTATCGCGACCTCATTTCATCTGGACAAATTTGGCCATTTGCTATCACTCACCGGGTATCCTCTTTTGCTGAGAACTTCACTTGTAGAGAAGAAGCAGAAATGCAGCGGTTCGGGTTCACCCCTGTGGATACAGCTGGTGGCAGGCTTTGTCTTTCTGTATTGTATTGTTTATCACTTTCAGATGTAAGCTCTGAACCATCAACTCCTATGTCTTCACAACTTATTCCGGACTATGTTGGCAGCCCATTGACAGACCCTCTTAAAAGGTTCCCATCACTTCCTGTTACAGGAACAGTAGCACATGCCCATCCATCATCGTCCCCATTCTCAAGGCGGCATAGTTGGAGTTTTGACCATTATAGAGCTTCACCACCTTCAGTTTCTTTCTCACCTTCACCTACATATTCAGAACCACATACTTTGATTTCTAATCCAGGTACTCGTCGTTTTCAACCAAAAACCTTGCCACCTCATCCGCCTGAAACATCTCATGTTCATAAAAAGGATTCAACCTTTGATGAGTATTGTCCTTCACCTGCCgtttctccctcacaatcctcagcTGCACCGTCATTGCCAATCTTTATTCCTGGGAGTCATCCTTCAAAGCCTCTTTTACAATCTGAGAGTGCACCAGTTAGCGAACCGGCGGCTAAACTTGCTAATTTCCCTGCATATTCCAACAAG TTGTTTTCTTTTGGGAAAGATGAAGCTAGACAATATTCTGGGGTGAAATCCAGCAGCTCCAGTAGGTCTTTTCCTGATGATTTTGATGATACTGAGTTTCCTTGCCCATTTGAtgtggatgatgatgatgtgacAGATCCAGGCAGCAG ACCTGAATCTTTTGACAAACATGTACCCCTATGTGAGCCACATGAGTTTGAAGGGTTGTTTACAATTAAAAAATCCCAAGATGCTGCTGTTGGGGCGCTTGTACAGATGTTAAGGAAAGCTCCACCTCTCCGGCAGGATCACTCGAATTCAGTAAATTTGTCACAGGCAGGCAGGCCTGAAATCTGGAGCAACTGTAGCCAAGAGCCTAATCGGTCTTCTGAGGGACAGGCATCAGTTCAGCGTGCTGGTTCGTCAAGCATCGTTTCATCTGGGCTCATATCATCAAAAACTACTGCCGATGCATTACGAGAGCTCCAGGGTTACAGGGACATGAAAAACTCGTTAATCGGGAAAGGCAGTAAGCCTCACATCTAG